The proteins below are encoded in one region of Parus major isolate Abel chromosome 7, Parus_major1.1, whole genome shotgun sequence:
- the COPS8 gene encoding COP9 signalosome complex subunit 8 isoform X1 has protein sequence MPVAVMAESSVSFRRLLEQCETQELEAPGGIATPLVYGQLLALYLLHNDMNNARYLWKRIPPAIKSANAELGAVWSVGQRIWQRDFPGIYTAISAHQWSETIQPIMEALRDATRRRAFGLVSQAYTSIVADDFAAFVGLPVEEAVKGVLEQGWQADFATRMVMPKKPGVLEASFNRFIPSSEPAPVPPIPNEQQLARLTDYVAFLEN, from the exons ATGCCGGTGGCGGTGATGGCCGAGAGCTCCGTGAGCTTCAGGCGGCTCCTGGAGCAGTGCGAGACgcaggagctggag gcCCCTGGAGGAATTGCCACACCCCTGGTTTATGgccagctgctggctctgtaCCTGCTGCACAATGACAT gaataatgCACGTTATCTCTGGAAAAGAATCCCTCCTGCCATCAAATCT GCAAATGCTGAGCTTGGTGCAGTTTGGTCAGTGGGACAAAGAATCTGGCAGAGGGACTTCCCAGGAATCTACACAGCAATCAGTGCACATCAGTGGTCTGAGACTATCCAACCAATCATGGAAGCACTCAGAG ATGCAACCAGGAGACGAGCCTTTGGACTGGTTTCCCAGGCTTACACATCAATAGTTGCAGATGATTTTGCAGCCTTTGTTGGCCTTCCTGTAGAAGAAGCTGTGAAAG GTGTGCTAGAACAGGGCTGGCAAGCAGACTTCGCAACTCGCATGGTGATGCCTAAAAAGCCAG GTGTGCTGGAAGCTTCATTTAACAGATTTATTCCTTCAtcag AACCTGCTCCAGTCCCACCAATTCCCAATGAACAGCAGTTGGCAAGATTGACTGACTATGTGGCTTTCCTGGAGAACTGA
- the COPS8 gene encoding COP9 signalosome complex subunit 8 isoform X2, translated as MPVAVMAESSVSFRRLLEQCETQELEAPGGIATPLVYGQLLALYLLHNDMNNARYLWKRIPPAIKSANAELGAVWSVGQRIWQRDFPGIYTAISAHQWSETIQPIMEALRDATRRRAFGLVSQAYTSIVADDFAAFVGLPVEEAVKGVLEQGWQADFATRMVMPKKPEPAPVPPIPNEQQLARLTDYVAFLEN; from the exons ATGCCGGTGGCGGTGATGGCCGAGAGCTCCGTGAGCTTCAGGCGGCTCCTGGAGCAGTGCGAGACgcaggagctggag gcCCCTGGAGGAATTGCCACACCCCTGGTTTATGgccagctgctggctctgtaCCTGCTGCACAATGACAT gaataatgCACGTTATCTCTGGAAAAGAATCCCTCCTGCCATCAAATCT GCAAATGCTGAGCTTGGTGCAGTTTGGTCAGTGGGACAAAGAATCTGGCAGAGGGACTTCCCAGGAATCTACACAGCAATCAGTGCACATCAGTGGTCTGAGACTATCCAACCAATCATGGAAGCACTCAGAG ATGCAACCAGGAGACGAGCCTTTGGACTGGTTTCCCAGGCTTACACATCAATAGTTGCAGATGATTTTGCAGCCTTTGTTGGCCTTCCTGTAGAAGAAGCTGTGAAAG GTGTGCTAGAACAGGGCTGGCAAGCAGACTTCGCAACTCGCATGGTGATGCCTAAAAAGCCAG AACCTGCTCCAGTCCCACCAATTCCCAATGAACAGCAGTTGGCAAGATTGACTGACTATGTGGCTTTCCTGGAGAACTGA
- the COPS8 gene encoding COP9 signalosome complex subunit 8 isoform X3, which translates to MNNARYLWKRIPPAIKSANAELGAVWSVGQRIWQRDFPGIYTAISAHQWSETIQPIMEALRDATRRRAFGLVSQAYTSIVADDFAAFVGLPVEEAVKGVLEQGWQADFATRMVMPKKPGVLEASFNRFIPSSEPAPVPPIPNEQQLARLTDYVAFLEN; encoded by the exons AT gaataatgCACGTTATCTCTGGAAAAGAATCCCTCCTGCCATCAAATCT GCAAATGCTGAGCTTGGTGCAGTTTGGTCAGTGGGACAAAGAATCTGGCAGAGGGACTTCCCAGGAATCTACACAGCAATCAGTGCACATCAGTGGTCTGAGACTATCCAACCAATCATGGAAGCACTCAGAG ATGCAACCAGGAGACGAGCCTTTGGACTGGTTTCCCAGGCTTACACATCAATAGTTGCAGATGATTTTGCAGCCTTTGTTGGCCTTCCTGTAGAAGAAGCTGTGAAAG GTGTGCTAGAACAGGGCTGGCAAGCAGACTTCGCAACTCGCATGGTGATGCCTAAAAAGCCAG GTGTGCTGGAAGCTTCATTTAACAGATTTATTCCTTCAtcag AACCTGCTCCAGTCCCACCAATTCCCAATGAACAGCAGTTGGCAAGATTGACTGACTATGTGGCTTTCCTGGAGAACTGA
- the LOC107207221 gene encoding maestro heat-like repeat-containing protein family member 7, producing MKALFCRLRCDSVVMQMGRKCGWDTLLHADTQHYAVGLLAREMHRDLIPLCSRMACHLLGLLSKSGHRCDLHFLAFLVEVLDCLDLSQCRDSVLEIMSRYLQNECRERRRLALRGLVVLIRDPSTARRIGILSQRLVYVLGDADGEVVRMSLCVFSNVLQHKDILISSTTAPKLAEALLLLFDHDNSHVQVLSIQLFQKMMYLVVDEGKKPLKRTVSQSLLPLFLLCHEENQHVAKASRETLLCASGFLKKRGLKQLIKNEELSKFGKCLVRTAWRSSLSPGLSVWGWQLWPSAVPMGASLSPTHRSLPWATRVPLQAPVAPSRVPMEPRATGVVGWAGTAAPRAAAGPLPPPEPGASGCCPVPQGWAGTGGRGWPQAVPGRGADQQFYS from the exons ATGAAGGCCCTGTTCTGCCGACTGCGGTGTGACAGTGTGGTCATGCAAATGGGACGCAAGTGTGGCTGGGACACGCTGCTCCATGCTGACACCCAGCACTATGCCGTGGGTCTGCTGGCCAG ggagatgCACCGTGACTTGATCCCCTTGTGTTCCCGCATGGCATGCCATCTGCTTGGGCTGCTCAGCAAATCTGGGCATCGCTGCGATCTGCATTTCCTGGCATTCCTTGTGGAG GTCCTGGATTGCCTGGATTTGAGTCAATGCAGGGACAGTGTTCTGGAGATAATGTCAAGGTACCTGCAGAATGAGTGCAGGGAGAGGCGTCGCCTGGCGCTCAGAGGCCTTGTGGTGCTCATCAGGGATCCCTCCACG GCAAGAAGAATAGGAATCCTGTCTCAACGGCTTGTGTATGTGCTGGGTGATGCAGATGGAGAGGTGGTCAGGATGTCCCTCTGTGTCTTCAGCAATGTTCTTCAGCACAAGGATATCCTGATATCCAGCACCACCGCCCCAAAGCTGGCTGAGgcactcctgctgctttttgacCAC GACAACAGCCATGTGCAGGTGCTTTCCATTCAACTTTTTCAAAAGATGATGTACTTGGTAGTAGATGAGGGAAAAAAGCCCCTGAAGAGAACAGTGAGCCAGAGCCTGCTCCCGCTCTTTTTGCTCTGCCATGAAGAGAACCAGCACGTGGCAAAG gccTCTCGGGAAACATTGCTTTGTGCATCTGGGTTCCTTAAGAAGAGGGGTCTGAAGCAGTTGATTAAGAATGAGGAGCTGTCAAAGTTTGGCAAATGCCTGGTAAGGACAGCCTGGAGaagctccctgtccccagggctcagtgtgtggggctggcagctgtggcCCAGTGCTGTACCCATGGGAGCCAGCCTGAGCCCTACACACCGCTCCCTTCCCTGGGCCACACGGGTTCCTCTTCAGGCTCCTGTGGCCCCGAGCCGGGTGCCGATGGAGCCCCGAGCCACTGGGGTTGTGGGCTGGGCCGGCACCGCGGCTCCCCGGGCAGCAGCCGGCCCTCTGCCCCCTCCAGAGCCCGGCGCCAGCGGCTGCTGCCCGGTGCCTCAGGGCTGGGCGGGCACGGGAGGCCGGGGCTGGCCTCAGGCAGTGCCCGGCCGAGGGGCAGA TCAGCAGTTTTATAGTTAA